TCGCCCAGCTGTCGGACGAGGCGCGCGCGCGTGGCGTCATCTGCGCGTCGGCAGGCAACCACGCCCAGGGCGTGGCGCTGTCGGCGGCCAAGGTGGGTTGCCGTGCGGTCATCGTGATGCCGACGACGACGCCGCGCATCAAGGTGGACGCGGTGGCGGCGCGCGGCGGCGAGGTGGTGCTGGCTGGCGAATCCTACGACGAGGCCTACGCGCACGCCCGCAAGCTCGAAGCCGAGCAGGGCCTCACCTTCGTGCATCCTTTCGACGACCCGGACGTGATCGCCGGTCAGGGCACGATAGGCGTCGAAATCCTGCGCCAGCACCCGAAGCCCATCGACGCCGTGTTCTGCTGCGTCGGCGGCGGCGGGCTGATCGCCGGTGTGGCGGCCTACATCAAGCGGCTGCGTCCGAACACCCGCATCATCGGCGTCGAGGCGTCCGACGCCGACGCGATGGCGCAGTCGCTGAAGGCGGGCAGGCGCATACAGCTCGACAGCGTCGGGCTGTTCGCCGATGGCGCCGCGGTCAAGCTGGTCGGCGAGGAAACCTTCCGGCTGGCGCAGCAGTACGTCGACGAGATGGTGCTGGTCGATACCGACGCCATCTGCGCCGCGATCAAGGACGTGTTCGAGGACACCCGCTCGATTCTGGAGCCGGCCGGTGCGCTGGCGGTGGCCGGCGCCAAGGCCTGGGCGGCGCGCAACAACGTGAAGGGCAAGACCCTGGTCGCGGTGGCCAGCGGCGCCAACATGAATTTCGACCGCCTGCGCTTCGTCGCCGAACGCGCCGAGATCGGCGAGTCGCGCGAAGCGGTGCTGGCGGTGACGCTGCCCGAGCGCCCGGGCGCCTATCGCGAACTGGTGGCGCTGTTCGGTCGCCGCAACATCACCGAACTGAACTATCGCTACAAGGACGCCAGCGAGGCGCATGCCTTCGTCGGCGTGCAGGTATCGGGCCGCGCCGAGGCCGCCGAGCTGGTGAAGCACCTGGACGCCAACGGCTACCCGGCGCTGGATCTGACCGACGATGAAATGGCCAAGCTGCACGTGCGCTACATGGTCGGCGGCCGCAGCCCGGCAGTCGGCCACGAACAGGTGTTCCGCTTCGAATTCCCGGAACGTCCCGGCGCGCTGATGAAATTCCTCGACTCGATGAGTCGCGACTGGAACATCAGCCTGTTCCACTACCGCAACCACGGCGCCGACTACGGCCGCGTGCTGGTCGGCATGCAGGTGCCGCCGGGCGACGCGGCGGCGCTGCAGCGCTTCCTCGATACGCTGGGCTATTCCTGGCGCGAGGAAACCGCCAACCCGGCCTACAAGCTTTTCCTCGGATGAGGCGCTTCGCCGTCCTGCTGGCGCTGTGCGCCGCGGCGACCTGTGCGTCGGCCGGGCCGCTGGCCTACATCACGAACCAGGGCTCGCATGAAGTGACGGTGGTCGACGTCGACGCGTCCACCATCGTCGCCCGCCTGCCGGCGGGCAAGTCGCCGGCAGGCGTCTGGGTCAGCGAGGCGGCCGGCAAGGCCTTCGTCAGCGCGCCGGACAGCGCGACGATCACCGTGATCGATCTGGCCAGCCGCGCGGTGGTGGGCGAGAGGAAGGCCGGCCGCAGCCCGGTCGGCATCACCGTCACGCCGGACGGCCGGCGTGTGCTGGTGGCCGACTGGTTCTCGCACCGCGTGCTGGTGTTCGATGCGTCAAGCCACGCCGCGCTCGGCGAGATCGCGGTCGGCAACGCGCCGGCCGGGCTGGTCGCGTCGCCCGACAGTCGTACCGCCTATGTCGCCAACCGCGACGACAATGCGGTCGGCGTGCTCGACCTCGATGCGATGAAGCAGACCGGCGTCATCGCCGTCGGCAACCATCCGTTCGCGCTCGAACTGTCGGCCGACGGCCGCACGCTGTATGCGCTGAACGTGTGGAGCGACGACGTGTCGGTGGTCGACCTCGCACAGTCACGCACGGTCGCTACACTGCCGGTCGGCAAGGCGCCCTATGGCATCGCTTTCTCTGACGATGGCGCGCGCGCATATGTAACGAATCAGAAGGGCGACAGCGTATCGGTCATCGACACCGCGGAACGGCGCGTCATCGCGACCTGGCCCTCGGTCGTTTATCCCGAGGGCGTCGCGGTGGCCGGCACTAAACTGCTGGTCGTGAGCTGGATGGACGATCTGGTCGGCGTGTACGACGCGCGGACCGGACAGTCGCTGGGCAGCATCGAACTCGGGCGCAACCCGCGCGGTTTCGGGCGCTTCATGCACAAGCCTGCGGCGGCACGTTGATCGCGACAGTGCTTGCCGCTATCTTCACCGCCTTTTTCGTCGCCGACTTTTCAACCCAACCATTCTGACAACGAGGAGATTCAACCCATGCGTTTTGTATCGGC
The window above is part of the Methyloversatilis discipulorum genome. Proteins encoded here:
- the ilvA gene encoding threonine ammonia-lyase, biosynthetic; the protein is MQTDYLERILNAQVYDVAVETPLDAAPNLSRRIGNTVLFKREDMQPVFSFKLRGAYNKIAQLSDEARARGVICASAGNHAQGVALSAAKVGCRAVIVMPTTTPRIKVDAVAARGGEVVLAGESYDEAYAHARKLEAEQGLTFVHPFDDPDVIAGQGTIGVEILRQHPKPIDAVFCCVGGGGLIAGVAAYIKRLRPNTRIIGVEASDADAMAQSLKAGRRIQLDSVGLFADGAAVKLVGEETFRLAQQYVDEMVLVDTDAICAAIKDVFEDTRSILEPAGALAVAGAKAWAARNNVKGKTLVAVASGANMNFDRLRFVAERAEIGESREAVLAVTLPERPGAYRELVALFGRRNITELNYRYKDASEAHAFVGVQVSGRAEAAELVKHLDANGYPALDLTDDEMAKLHVRYMVGGRSPAVGHEQVFRFEFPERPGALMKFLDSMSRDWNISLFHYRNHGADYGRVLVGMQVPPGDAAALQRFLDTLGYSWREETANPAYKLFLG
- a CDS encoding cytochrome D1 domain-containing protein; protein product: MRRFAVLLALCAAATCASAGPLAYITNQGSHEVTVVDVDASTIVARLPAGKSPAGVWVSEAAGKAFVSAPDSATITVIDLASRAVVGERKAGRSPVGITVTPDGRRVLVADWFSHRVLVFDASSHAALGEIAVGNAPAGLVASPDSRTAYVANRDDNAVGVLDLDAMKQTGVIAVGNHPFALELSADGRTLYALNVWSDDVSVVDLAQSRTVATLPVGKAPYGIAFSDDGARAYVTNQKGDSVSVIDTAERRVIATWPSVVYPEGVAVAGTKLLVVSWMDDLVGVYDARTGQSLGSIELGRNPRGFGRFMHKPAAAR